The DNA sequence CTGGTCGTTCTATTTCCGCAACCTGATCGGCCCGCTTGCCACCAGCCACCGGGCGGTCGCCATGGATCACATCGGTATGGGTTTCTCGGACCATCCCACCCGCGACGAGTACCCCTTTTCGTTGGAGCGGCGCATCGCCGACCTTGGCGAGTTCATCGACACCGTGATCGGTGATGGCCCGGTCGACCTGGTCATGCACGACTGGGGTGGAGCGATCGGACTCGGCTGGGCCGTGGCCAATCCGCAGCGGGTTCGCAAACTGGTGGTTATGAACTCGGCCGGCTTCCACCCCCCAGACGGCAAGAAGATCCCCGCCGCCCTGCTGGCTGCCCGCTCGGCCGGCGCGGGAGAAACCGTCGTGCGAGGCGCCAATGCCTTTGTGGAAGGCGCCGTGCGGATTGCGGTTACCCGGCCATTAAGTAGAGAAGAGCGGCGCGGCTACCGGGCCCCGTACTTCTCGTGGAAACGGCGCCTCGGGGTGTATGAGTTCGTGAAGGACATTCCAATCAACGACGAGCACCGAACCTATGACGTGATCCAACGGATCAGCGACCGCCTCGACCTGCTCGGTGACAAACCGGTCATGCTGGCATGGGGAACCAAAGACTTCGTGTTCAACGCCGACTACCTCGACGAGTTCGTCCGCCGGTTCCCGAACGCCGAAGTCGTCCGATACGGCGCCGCCAACCATCTCGTCCTCGACGACGAACGGGTCGACCTCATTCCCAGAATTGTTGAGTTCCTGACATGACCCGCCCCGTTACCGATCGTATGTCAACGTGGGCGGCGGGCCACCCCGATCAACTGGCGGTGGTCGTTGCCGAACGTAAACGGGGCAACTTCCGGGGTTTCACCTACGGGGCATTCGAAGAGCGAACCCGCGACCTGGCGGCCGGATTCGTCGAACTGGGTTTCGCCGGCAAACGAGTGGTCCTCATGGTCCCTCCCGGCAAGGGTATGTTCGAGGCGGGCTACGGACTCATGCGAGCCGGCGCGGTTCCGATTCTCATCGACCCGGGACTCGGCCTGGCGTCGATCTCCCAGGCCCTTAAAGAAACGTCACCGTTTGGGTTCGTGGGAATTCCCACCGCCCTGGCCGCCCGGACCCTGTACCGCTGGGCGCCAGACGCCACCGTGGTCTCGGCCGGTCGGGTCAAACGGGGGACCCCGTCTCTCGACGATGTGGCTGACCGGGGGCGATCCATCGGACAGTGGACGACTGGCTCGGTGGCATCGATCGTCGCCGACAACGAATCGGCCGCCATCGTGTTCACGTCCGGTTCGACCGGCCCTCCCAAGGGCGTGGTTATGACCCACAAGATCTTTGGTGCCCAGGTCGACATGATCACCTCCATGTACGGGCTGACGGGCGGTATGAAATCGGTTTCGACGTTTGCGCCCTTTGCCCTGTTGGGACCCCTCATGGGGCTGACCACCTATATGCCCCGGATGGACTTTTCGAGACCGGGCGATGTCGACCCGACCCGGATCATCGAACTCACCGACGCCTTTCATCCCGATCTCCTGTTCGGCTCACCCGCCTTGCTTGACCGGGTTGGACGCTACGGTGAAGCGACCGGCGACACCCTCGACGGGATCAAACTGGTTCTGTCCGCCGGTGCCCCGGTCCGACGCGACATCCAGCAACGCATCTTGAACATG is a window from the Acidimicrobiia bacterium genome containing:
- a CDS encoding alpha/beta fold hydrolase, which gives rise to MLPDEFPSELFPFTSRKAAIGGMSMHYVDEGEGSPVVLVHGNPTWSFYFRNLIGPLATSHRAVAMDHIGMGFSDHPTRDEYPFSLERRIADLGEFIDTVIGDGPVDLVMHDWGGAIGLGWAVANPQRVRKLVVMNSAGFHPPDGKKIPAALLAARSAGAGETVVRGANAFVEGAVRIAVTRPLSREERRGYRAPYFSWKRRLGVYEFVKDIPINDEHRTYDVIQRISDRLDLLGDKPVMLAWGTKDFVFNADYLDEFVRRFPNAEVVRYGAANHLVLDDERVDLIPRIVEFLT
- a CDS encoding AMP-binding protein, with translation MTRPVTDRMSTWAAGHPDQLAVVVAERKRGNFRGFTYGAFEERTRDLAAGFVELGFAGKRVVLMVPPGKGMFEAGYGLMRAGAVPILIDPGLGLASISQALKETSPFGFVGIPTALAARTLYRWAPDATVVSAGRVKRGTPSLDDVADRGRSIGQWTTGSVASIVADNESAAIVFTSGSTGPPKGVVMTHKIFGAQVDMITSMYGLTGGMKSVSTFAPFALLGPLMGLTTYMPRMDFSRPGDVDPTRIIELTDAFHPDLLFGSPALLDRVGRYGEATGDTLDGIKLVLSAGAPVRRDIQQRILNMVPEGTVIATPYGATEALPVATIDSSELANLDGVGICVGRPVAGVDVTLIPIADEPVSDVADVGEVPTGSFGEIVVRGPNVSLEYVERPVDMAMTKLFWDGKVAHRMGDLGRFDDEGRLWFGGRRSHRVHAASGDIPTVPVESLVDQHPAVARSALVGIGQPGEQRLIVCVELEPGYNDDVLDEILSFIDEHSEAAAVGAERVERLLSHKGFPTDVRHNSKIDRPALAVWAGKRVE